The Ananas comosus cultivar F153 linkage group 4, ASM154086v1, whole genome shotgun sequence region TTGCTCCTATAGCCTCTTAAAGTTCTCTTGCAATTTTTTCTAAGTACTTGTGAGCATTTGGTTGGATGTTGGAACGAAGTTATTTGGCGATAACTCTCGCGTTATGAGGATTTTATTTTGTGATTGCAATATATGAACTTTGGATTGAATGTCGATTGCAAGGTGCTCACAATCAAGCGTTGGCATATGTCGATTCCAAGTTCTCGCGGAGGAATCACCCATCTTTTACTGTTATTTTACTTTGGGTGCTATTGGCATTACTGCTGCTAtttcttcatcatcttcatATTGGGCTATTTATCATCTGGGGTTGCCAATAATGTAGCTGCTGTGGACTTCACTATTAATGTTATAATATTTCACAGGGAGAatagagggttttttttttttttttttatttttcattttttgaggGCATTTGCTGTCTGTTTAGAGCTTTGGAGGTATGCTGTTTGACTAGAGCTTCTTCGAGGTAACAATTTTTTTAGGCTTTGTTTGTTATTGTAAGAAATATGTGATGAGAAAGTGCGTTgggaaaatattttgtttgcttGTATAAAAAAGTATTGCATTTGCAGAATATGATGATTCTGGAAAATAtagaagcatttttttttacggttcttttatgcttttttgCTCAATAgtattacatatatattcaatattagGTGGGCACTAGTGTTTGGTTCCGGTGTAAGTGGGGGAATAAGGGGACTTATTCCCTATTTATACCCATTATTTTATAcatgatttataattaattaatttactaaattattgtttattaatatttttatattaattaattaggaaaaatattttatcttaaaataataattattcttattcctATTAGTTTGCTCTAAAAACATTAAAAAGTgtctatttatcttatttataaaTAACCTATACCATCCAAATCAAATAGATTTTATCCTtgctttatatattataatatataatatatatataatatatatatatatagagttgagctaaaatactctcAATAGTAAAcgggcgttttactatcgagttgttttcgataatagagcttccaaattgagatcgctccgttaaatatgatctaaaaccATTTAAATTacatagaaattaaatttcaccaCTTCGGATATGTTCTTTTATCTATCTAGTGAACAAAAATGaatgctgaaaatgaatattctttaaaaaatgatgatagggaGTCTTGTATCAAGATCAagaagtatagatcttgttttaaatagtttaaaaaattttctaacaaaagtttcaattgatttggatatattTACACcgtaaacgagaaaacgtctcttaccACCATTTAAATACTACaatttgaaatcctttgatcattaggtcaaatgatgtcgaaaaatttgaaatttgatttctaaacacttcaagtggtatcgATACATTTTAACGGAGACCGATcgcaatttggaagctctatcatcgaaaacaactcgatagtaaaacgcccgttactatcgagagtattctagcgtcaactctatattatataatattatatctattaaattattatatatatatatatatatatatagagctaggctggtatactatcgtagcacggaggcctccgtgctacgaGTTGTTTTCAAAATGCGGCTTTCAATCCACGATCCGTTTCGTAGACTGGATctaatactattaaaagtacttggaaactaaatttcataattttcgtcatcatttggctagtgatcaaaaaggtctcaaaattgacaaattttaatgTAGATACggtgatgcgtttgtaaatttaacggtgtaaaataatccaaaattgatgaaattttattaaaatttttttttcactatttagagtagaATCAGTACTTCTGATCTAAAATTCAGTCTTCTATCATacttttatgagatttttatttttagccgatTCATTTTAGACGTATTCTGTTTTGATAGGTAAATTGACTGccgtaaaattatgaaatttatttctaaatactttaaatagcctagatcaagtctaacggagccgatcgcgaTTAAAGACGCATCATTGAGAAACAACTGAGATAGCACCTGAGGTCTCGTACTACCGATATATATCcaagcctagctctctctctccttctctctctctctctctatatatatatatatcatgaataagcggtttttatttattttgaactaTAATTGCGCTACCTTCGTAAATATAATATGCACTGCTTCTCTGCCACATGTAGTAAGGAAACACTAAACAGGGGATTTTACGACACACACAACccatagatatataatatatatagattaatattatatatatatatatattaactttattatatatatatatatatatatatatagtataagagTTCGGTTACTGTCAACTATTCAATAGAACAAAAGCACTTGAGTCTACCAAGTTTTCCTGCCAATTAGATTAAGAGATGAtgtgattaggatgatgtgagccccctaACCACACATaactcttaatccaatgactaTAAAACTTGGTTAGCTACCATCCGATTTGGCTgctagcctagttctatatatatatacacgaagAGTTGgcttctatactatctatagtactgaAATTTCGGTACTATAGTTTCGTTTTCAATTTtagaatattcaaatcaatgatccatacctttaaaattgatctagagtatttgaagattttagaaataaaattttatttttttttcgacatagtttactttatgatcaaatcaaaattgtcaattttcaatggatAGTATGGCGAGCTtgtagtttaacagtgtaaaaaaatctaaaatttattcaaattttgatagagaattctttaaactatttagatcaAGATCAACACCTGTAatcttaaatttcaaagttctatcctcaaattttaaagattgttcaatttcAACCGTTTATTTTGCCATGATTTACTCagtaagtaaacgatgtcgaaaaaaattaaaattttattcctaagaacatTATATaacttagatcatatttaatgatgtggatcgttgatttgaacattcTAAAATTGAAAACGACACTATAGTACCACagctctggtactatagatagtatagtaacctaattctatatttcatatatatatatatatatagagagagagaagagagagagagagagagagagagagtgagtgagtctggctactatgctattaatagcacgaagcacttggtgctaccaagttttccgccgttagatctattcttttgatcattttcatccgttagatcatactattcaaccaaccacctactcaaccctagggggcgcacatcatcctaaccacacatctcttaatccaatggtcaaaaacttggtagcatcaatgactttggtgctattaatagtatattagcctagttatatatatatatatatatatatatagagagagagagagagagagagaggctcctATAATANNNNNNNNNNNNNNNNNNNNNNNNNNNNNNNNNNNNNNNNNNNNNNNNNNNNNNNNNNNNNNNNNNNNNNNNNNNNNNNNNNNNNNNNNNNNNNNNNNNNNNNNNNNNNNNNNNNNNNNNNNNNNNNNNNNNNNNNNNNNNNNNNNNNNNNNNNNNNNNNNNNNNNNNNNNNNNNNNNNNNNNNNNNNNNNNNNNNNNNNNNNNNNNNNNNNNNNNNNNNNNNNNNNNNNNNNNNNNNNNNNNNNNNNNNNNNNNNNNNNNNNNNNNNNNNNNNNNNNNNNNNNNNNNNNNNNNNNNNNNNNNNNNNNNNNNNNNNNNNNNNNNNNNNNNNNNNNNNNNNNNNNNNNNNNNNNNNNNNNNNNNNNNNNNNNNNNNNNNNNNNNNNNNNNNNNNNNNNNNNNNNNNNNNNNNNNNNNNNNNNNNNNNNNNNNNNNNNNNNNNNNNNNNNNNNNNNNNNNNNNNNNNNNNNNNNNNNNNNNNNNNNNNNNNNNNNNNNataaatttagtaaaattttgctcttttatttgtctattgggtttatttttatgggccaacaatattgtcccaattttaactaaattcagattattcactcagcctatatatacttaaaatatattatatttatatattttttaatatatatatatatatatatataattgagctagaatacttttagaagcatcacCCAATtggtgcttttatatatatatatagaattgagctagaatacttttagaagtatcacccaattggtgcttttagatttctagcccttagatctactcttgattactaatagcccttggatcaaacactattccacctaccaccacctaccaccacctaccaccatcatcccaaccttacattttttcatctaatggttaaaaactcaaaagcaccaacctcataatatatatatatatataggctggggctactatactcttatgagtataaaaccCTTTGTACtaataagttttcgaccgttggatgaaaggatgcgtggttaggatgatattggTCCCCGGTTAGGTTAATAATGgtttcctagggttgagtggatgattggttgaatagtatgatctaacgagtagAAATGGttaaaggagtagatctaacaaccgagaacttatgagtataaaagggCCTCTACTTATAGGAGTCTAgaagccggactctctctctctatatatacacactttTGAAAGTATAGAGATCTTCGTGTTTGTAAGTTTGATGAAACATACAATTTAACGATCGATtttattagacatgatctatattattggaactatttaaaaaccaaattttatgagTTGTTTGACTTCGTTAGCTTGGTGAATGAGTAGACTCAAAATAAAtgcctgaaaataaaaatatcctaaaaaatagtgatacaagatttaaattttaaattgaaagtattgatcttattcttgatggtaagtaaaattttctcttaaaattttacttaatttggattattttacaccgttgaaCTGACAAACGTGACATATCGGCTTTTAAAATAGTTGTTTTTGAGATTCTTTGATCACCTgataaatgatgccgaaaaattatgaaatttgatttttaaatagttctaataacgTAGACCATGCATAATGGAGCCGATTATCGAATCAGAGATctaatcatcgaaaataacttacaagtacgaagACCTtcatgcttttgaaagtataggaggtgtatactctctctctatatatatgtatattatgaGTCTAGCTAcaatactattatgagtactaTTGTCATCATGCTAATAAATCATTTTTGATATTGGAGCATCCAATTCAAtgatctacaccattaaacataatttaaagtatttaaagaaTTTAGAAATCGAATTTCAGACTATTTTTACATCATATACCTTACAATCAAAGGGTTTCAGAATGGACATTAATTGCTCGCGCCAGGGAGAGATTGGACACTCTAGAGAACATTGAGAGGAAAGTGGTTAGATGGTACAAACCCTAGGAGAAGTAGACGAGGGTAGATAAAGTAGGGTAGCAGCGATGCTGGGGAGGATGGTTCTACAACTGTATTAAATGCCCGGATTCGTAGTAGATCGGGACGTATAGGGCAGAGCAGGAGCAAAAAGGGAGAGAGTACCAACTCTAGGCTATCGTAGGGTTCGAGGATAGAGATGCAAGGGATACAAGGCGAGAGAGTAGAGGTCTTGAGAGAGCAAGTACACCCTCAGTCGCACACAGAAGGAGGAGGAGTGTCATATCCTAGTGctttttctagaaaaaaaaatggtgaaaaatatatgcatttttttaaaatcaatacGAAAAACCGCTTCAAAACATGCACAGACCTGGCACATAGATAAAATCTTCTCTATACATGCATGACATAGGAACATAGAGTATAACATCAATCACATCAATcacaacaaaaacaacaacaacaacaacaacaaataggTAACTAAACGAACAAATTGAGTCAGCAATACTGATACCGAAAGAAAACTATCTAAAATACCGAGAAACATAAATCCATATTTATTAACATGAGAGATAAATAACTAAATCACATGAGtataaaacataaaagaaaGATCAAACCATCGAGATCACAGTCTAAAAAACATGTCTATCTGCTAGcatccaagaggttaagagattTAAGCGTGCTAGAACTAGAGTACTCTATGATGGGTGACCGTCGGTGAGGCGTCAAAGTTGGTGTCAGAACTAATCACCAACAGaaaatgtgagatgagtctcgctGAACTAGAGTTATCTAGTGAGTAAAGCGCGACTCCCAATTGACGAACGTTGCAAGTAGAGTGCGGCTCATCGTAAGGTTGGCTAAGACTAAcgagataagttttatattgtcgaatacttttgaatttttaatcaGAGCAATTTAGACGGTGACCAAatacaaaagttaaaaacatTATGCGTGGTAGAACTAGTTACACGTAGGGTGTCCCTCCTAGAAATGAGAGAGTGAAGAAACACGGGTACGAGTGACTCGATAGAAGACtcgagagaagagaggaaaatgTTAGCACGAGGGACCCACACAATCGAAATCACAGAGAGACATTCAATCGAATTGCATTGATTGATGGCTTGTCAGTTGTTGACGTGGTAGACGCAGTCTACCTGATAAACTCCATCTGGTAATAAATATCACGAATCCGTATAACCCTACCAAAGTTACCAAACAGacccttcttctctctcccctCCCACACATTTGTCACGAGATTTTGGTgatctcctctctttcttcttcttgtccttcttcctcctcttcccctccTCTGCTCCCTCACCAAACCCCTTTCGCCATGGATGAGGACGACGAAGAAGAGATGCTTGTAGAGGAGAGGGACGAAGTCGAGTTCCTACCCATCTCAAACCCCAACGAGGAAGCCCCCACCAAGCGAAAGGGCTTCTTCCTCAACCCAaacccccaaaaccctagcgcTCGATCCCCGTTCGTCCCTGCTCGGTACAAAATTGTCTCCTTTGACGCCATCGAGGAGGCTAGAGTTCTCTTCAGGGGCTGGTCGAGCTCGCCGCGGCAGTGGGAGAGCTGGATCGCGAAGCTCCGCCCCAAATACGGCGATTTGTGGCGAAAAGTTGGCGTCTTTGACGCGATTTCGGCGTCTACGTGCCGAATTCGCCGGGATCCTTCCGCCATTTTCGGGGTCTCGGCCTTCTGGTGCGAGGAGACCAGTAGCTTCATCTTCCCCTGGGGGGAggcaaccctaaccctagaggaCGTCATGATTGTTGGCGGGTTTCCGGTTTTAGGGCAATCGGTGAGGGAGCCGCTGCCGGGAGAGTATAAGGATTTGGAGGTGAAGATGACGGAGGAGCGATTGCGGTTTAACCGGAGCTCGAGCAAGAAGGCTCACCATTCCGCCTGGATGAGGCATTTCATCGAGCACGACGCGGACGATTTGGAGCACATCGCCTTCCTATCGCTGTGGCTGTCGAGGTTCGTCTTCTGCAGCCACCCGGAGAAGACGGTGAAGCAGAACGTGTTCTCAATCGCGATTAGATTAGCTCGAGGGGTGAGGGTCGCTCTTGCGCCCGCAGTCCTTGCCGTTATATACCGGGATTTGCGGGAACTGAAGGATTATATGGTTTATAGTGGAGGGAGAAAGGACATCCCTTTAGTCCTTTGGGCTCCTCTGGAAATTTTGCAGCTTTGGGTGTGGGAGAGATTTCCTGCTCTAAGGCCGGAGGCAGAGAAGTTGATTGAGGCGGGAGAGCCGAGGGCTGCTAGGTGGCACGATGTTGGCAAGAAATCGGAGCTTTCCTTTGTGAATTCCATTATAAAAAACCCTAATGAGTTCCGATGGCGGCCGTATGCTGCTGATTTGAGTAATTGGTGTAAGCCTGATTTCTATAAAGACAATGGTGAATGGGTTCGTGGGGAGTCGGTTCGAGACGAAGGATTGAATTCCTTTGCTAAGTGCTTGAGGGTTTGTGAATTGGTGGCATTGGATTGTATCGAGCGATATCTCCCACACCGTGTAGCAATGCAATTCGGGTTGGATCAAGATATACCGCATAGCATATCTCGTGCTAATTCGAGGTGGGAAGAAGCGTGGAGTACTTACGAGATTGGTAAAAAGAATTTGGCGGTTTATTGTCCATCTCGGAGTTCCGACTCGGGCATCACGATCGAGTACTTGAAATGGTGGAAGGAGTGTATGGCAAATTGTGGTACATATGCGGTTAGTAGCGAGGagaaatcacaaaatttattggAAAATGCCAAGAGATCGTCGGAGGAGGCAAtggaggaagaaaagaaggataGTAAGAAGAAGGCCCGGGTTTCTCCTAATGGTAAGAAGAGGAAATTGGTGGACTTTTATAATACCACGCTCTCGGATTGGCTTGCTTTTACTGATCAATACATTGGAGGGAATAAGTATTTGAATTCGGAGAAGCCTTCACTAGTCAAAGAGGGATTAGATAATTCTAATAATCCCAATGTAGAAAGGGTGATGCAGATCGGAGAAGCTCTTTCAATAGAAGGGGAGAAGCTGAGAAAAACAAATGAAGAAATTGTCGAGGATGACAAGGAGAAGGTGATTGTGGAAACTATTAAGGAGCATAAAGAAGATGTTTTACTCAAggaagcaaaccctagaggagaGAGTAAAGAAATCATGGTGAGTGATGTGGAAGGAAAGGCTATTGTTGACGAGGATAAAAGAAAAGACAATGGGGAGTCTACAAAGGAGATTGTAGAAGTTGTTCCGTTAGAACAAGGAAATCAGAAGGAAGAGAATAAGGATGAGGAAGAAAAAATGATTGCAGAAAATGTTAAGGAAATAAAAGGTGAAGAATCTTCTTATGATTCAGTTGTGAAAAATGAGCTCAATGAAGCTCCTTCACAAGAAGAGCCAAATCAGAGTAAAAAAGAGAAGGAGGAAGATGACGTTGTGATGGAGGATGTCAAGAAAATAGATGGTTTTGAATCTTTATCTGAACCAGGTTCAGTGAAAGAGGCTGAAGAAATTGCTAATACAGAAGATGGCGAGAAGAAGAATGAAAACAAGGGAATTTCAGATGATAAAAGTGTGGAGGAGCAAGTTGTCAGAGATGTTAACATTGGAAATGATGGAGAATCTACTACTGTGGTAAAGGAGAGTCAAGAAGCACTTTCTCCAGGAAAGGCATGTCAAAGAGAGGAAGACAAGGGAATTTCGGACGAAGACCAGGATGCTAACAGGACAATCAAGGGGGAGCCTCCACTTGATCCAGATATCACAAAGGCAGCTACTCCACTAGAAAGTGAAGGGAAGGGAAGAATAGTAGAAATTAAGAGAAAAAGTATACCTCCTCATGAGTTGATAGTGAACAAGAAAAGTAAAAACAAGGCTACTGCAGAAGATGGTAGGAGAAAAATTGAGAGACTTTCTTCGCATCACCTGCTGAAAAGATTTGACTCATTGGACAAGGAGGATAGGGCTAAAATGATAGAGATAGAAGAAGGTGAAGGAGTTTTTTCACCCCAAGTGGCAAAGCTTAGAATGGAAAAGATCGAGGAAAGGCGGGCTTCGCGTATTGCTAAAGAATCGGAGCTCGAGATGCAGATTAGAAAGCTAAAGGAAGAGATTACTGCAATGGAAGCTAGGGTAATGGACTTGGAGCCCATCAATGAGGTGCACTTTTCATCTTAGGAGTTTCCTTTTTTGTAGCTTATATCTAGTTGGGTGTATGTTTTTGTACAAATTGGCATTAATATGCTTATTGGTTTTGCTAGTAAAACTAAATCTGGAAAGACATCTTATTCTGAGTTTTGTCCCAACTACCTCAATTGCGCTAGTTAACTATGCTAATATAATTAGATTCTCTTCcgtgattttgacaaaattttacCAAAAGTTTGGTGTCCACAACAGCATAACTTACTGATCAACGTGCATCCCTCCTGAAGTTTTATTTGATTACACTTAGTTATCCAAACTATAGATCATTTAAGAATCTCATTGCATTGATAATTGAAAGGAGAAAGTcatttaatatgtatattatttcCCATTAGGGTTTCCTGTAAAGCATTAgaagaaaatgtataaatacaGTTATATATCGAACCTAACattgaaaagaaacaaaagtatTACAAATTCTATACAAGAGATCCATGTGAAGATTTATTATTTGTGGAAGTGCAGTTAGGGAAATTGGGAATTACGTGGCACCCATGGAGAAATAGTTTGAGCTAAACAGTTTTACTATTTGTTATGTACTTTTATGGCATCATTCTGGAGATACGAGAATAAATTATCTTCTTGCACAAACCAATGAGAAGAGTGAATCTTATAGGCTTATAATTTCGAATGATAAATTAAGGGGTTCTAAGGACTATCATGGCCTGCTTGAGCCGGCTACGGCTTCTTCGGAAGTGCTTTTAGATAAGAGTTGCTTCAAGAAGCTCTAACACCTTCTTTAAAATCCTCCTAGAGGCAGAAGCTTCaattgaagcttttgcttttcATTTTTGGTTTATTTCACATTTAGATGCGCTAAATTTTTTACCAAATGCTTGGTTTTCCTTTTCAATTCAACAAACTGTTTGGGAAGTTAGGGTCAACGATGCAATCAAGTTGAGTTTAATACTATGTTGCACggatacggatacgacacgatacggaCACGGCGATATGGCATTGTCCCAAAACTCTAGGATACGATACGCCGAGAgtacttaaataaaatattattttaatatgtataataaatttacattgataatatgtataataaatttacATTGATAATATGTCATGAcgtattgaaatataaaaaataaacaaatgagtaaaagtaaaaCAAATATAGTATTTCCATTCAATCATTCACTTACCAGTTACCACAAAACATCATGATATTCATCTTTACATCTTACGACTTACATACATGCATAGTCCACAtccaaaacaacaaaaagaaaaggagagggtTATCATCAAAAGACTTCAATTTGGTTCAGTTTCATTCTCATTTGAATCATCAATAAATACCACACTCTCCAAATCTGGCTCATCAAGTGAAAGATTTGCAATTTCAAGAAGACCAACACTATCAAATGTGTCGAAAGAATCTCCTCCAACATCCCACATCTTGGTCTCTTCTTTTATATATTCTGGAGCCCTCCTTGATAAAAGGCGAAGATTAGTATGTGCATATACTAAATCTTTGGCTCGTTGTGGCGTAATCTTATTCCTCTTCATGGGGTGAATGAATGAGTAGGTACTCCAATTCCGCTAACATGAAGAGGAGCAAGGTTGGCTAAGTAACTTTAGGGCCAAATTTTGGAGCATAGATGCTGCCGCACCATGGATGACCCATCACTTCTTAGGGTCAAGAACTCCCCTATCTTCAATAGAGTCGTGCTCATCAAATCTCTCTCCGGTAGTGGAAAAATTTGCAAACTCCTCATTTACAACTCTTCTTTCTTCATTATTTggaaaaaatctttttaagCACTTGTTTCTCATCTTTGATATCTCCAAATCCCTATGCGGAGGAACTCGATTTGGATCCTCATTAAGCCACGATGAGCTATAGCATCTAatgaatataagaaaaataaaagttaggaTATGATAGTTGTATTACAAAATACAAATGAACAAAAGTATACATAAGgtttaggggaaaaaaattacCTAGGGTTCAAAGAATGTGCCAAGCAATGAAGTGGAGTATTGCTTTTAGCCCATCGgtcaatcaaaattttgtgcACAACGGAATAAAATGATGATTCCTcgtcttctttctttccttcacGCCTATATATAGCAACTTTCACCTTTTCTATCATGGAGTCCCAAGTTTCATACATTAAATGTAAGCAAGGCTTGTCGGTATCGGCAATCCGAAGCATCTCATATATAGGTTCGGTAAAAGAAAGAATATAGTTAATTTGATCCCACCACAAGTCATTGAGAATTCTATCTTTTACAAATTGTGCTTTCCCCACATCATCCTCCCTATAGCTAGCCCATTTGTCACTAATGACCATATTTTGGAGACCCCGTTTGATTTGCTTGAATCTTCCTAGCATGACGATTACCGAAGCGAATCGAGTCTCGGCCACCGCAAGCATTTTCAAGTTGACAAACTCATTAAATATTGCCAACCTCATGGAATGATTCAAGATAAAATTCTCGATGCATGCTACATCCTCCGCTATGATAGTAATTCAACTACATTCATCAAAAGTAATTTCATGGGCCTCGGATTCTTAGCctcacaaatattttttaatgcaaGGTTCAATGTGTGCACAACACAAGGAGTCCAAAATATTGAAGGAAATTGCGCTTCAATCAACATTCCCGCTGCTTTGCACACGGGAGCATTATCCGTTATCACTTGAACCACATTTTGGGATCCAACCTCTTCAACAACTTTCGAAATCATgctagcaataaaatatttatcctTATATTCCCCTTCGCAATTAACCGCTTTTAGGAACATCGGTCCACTCTGTTACGGCCAAAAAGTTGATCAACGGTCTCCTTTGTGCATCGGTCCATCCATCACATACAATGCTTAAACCTTTCTCCCTCCAAGTGCTTTTTATAGGCTCAAATAACCTCTCAATATTTGTTCTTTCTTGTTGAAGAAGACTAGTTCTCAACATATTATAATTAGGAGGTATATAACCTGAAATATTATGACTGGCGGCAAAAGTATAGGAGCTAATATAATAAGGATTTTTTGCAAGATTAAAAGGAAAACCACCGGAATAAAACATTCTAGCAATCTCACAATGTAGCTGGTTTTGAGCCGCCACGTTGAAAGACTTCTCTAGAGCTGTTTCA contains the following coding sequences:
- the LOC109708879 gene encoding uncharacterized protein LOC109708879, which codes for MDEDDEEEMLVEERDEVEFLPISNPNEEAPTKRKGFFLNPNPQNPSARSPFVPARYKIVSFDAIEEARVLFRGWSSSPRQWESWIAKLRPKYGDLWRKVGVFDAISASTCRIRRDPSAIFGVSAFWCEETSSFIFPWGEATLTLEDVMIVGGFPVLGQSVREPLPGEYKDLEVKMTEERLRFNRSSSKKAHHSAWMRHFIEHDADDLEHIAFLSLWLSRFVFCSHPEKTVKQNVFSIAIRLARGVRVALAPAVLAVIYRDLRELKDYMVYSGGRKDIPLVLWAPLEILQLWVWERFPALRPEAEKLIEAGEPRAARWHDVGKKSELSFVNSIIKNPNEFRWRPYAADLSNWCKPDFYKDNGEWVRGESVRDEGLNSFAKCLRVCELVALDCIERYLPHRVAMQFGLDQDIPHSISRANSRWEEAWSTYEIGKKNLAVYCPSRSSDSGITIEYLKWWKECMANCGTYAVSSEEKSQNLLENAKRSSEEAMEEEKKDSKKKARVSPNGKKRKLVDFYNTTLSDWLAFTDQYIGGNKYLNSEKPSLVKEGLDNSNNPNVERVMQIGEALSIEGEKLRKTNEEIVEDDKEKVIVETIKEHKEDVLLKEANPRGESKEIMVSDVEGKAIVDEDKRKDNGESTKEIVEVVPLEQGNQKEENKDEEEKMIAENVKEIKGEESSYDSVVKNELNEAPSQEEPNQSKKEKEEDDVVMEDVKKIDGFESLSEPGSVKEAEEIANTEDGEKKNENKGISDDKSVEEQVVRDVNIGNDGESTTVVKESQEALSPGKACQREEDKGISDEDQDANRTIKGEPPLDPDITKAATPLESEGKGRIVEIKRKSIPPHELIVNKKSKNKATAEDGRRKIERLSSHHLLKRFDSLDKEDRAKMIEIEEGEGVFSPQVAKLRMEKIEERRASRIAKESELEMQIRKLKEEITAMEARVMDLEPINEVHFSS